ACCCCACAACAGCAGACAGCCCTACTCATGGCTATGTCGGCTGATGATTATTACGAGTTTGGTCACTTGTTAGATGGGGGGCAGAGCTTTGAGAAATTTGAGCCACAGCAACAGCCAGCCGCACAATTACCACATGGCACACCCGGAACTGTGCAAGAACAAGTGCAACAGTCAACATTTGCACCTCAACCAGTGTCAACAGGTGATTATCTTCACTCATCAGAGACGGAAGCACTCACTACTCTGCAAACCATAGCCCGTTCTGATGGTTCTACTGCCTTAGTTGCTGCCCCAGGCTCAGGGAAATCCGTTACCCTTGATTACTTGATTCAAAGGATTCTGGATGATGATAATAGTGCTGATATTTGGGTAATCAGTGCAAAAAATGATCGCTTTTGCGGTTTACGGGACAAAGGTAGAGTTATTGTCTTTGATCAGGAGCAACCAGAATCAGCTAAACGTACAATTGATCACTTTTATAACTCTTACAAGCAACGTAAGCAGTTACCTGAACATAAGCGGGAATCATTACCACCGCTAATTCTGATTTTGGATGATTGGTTAGTTATCGCTGACCAACTCAGTAAAGCTTATTCCGACTGGAATTATGGAAGTAAATTGTTAGATGTCTTACTAATTGGCAGAGAATTTAATACCAAGTTTTTTGCTTCCCTTCAGTCTTTTAATCTGGCTGCACTGGGTATTGAAAAGATGGATTCTCAAACTCGTCTCTGCCTCAATTTACTGTTATTAGGTAACAGGTACATCAAAAATGGTAGAGAACAAGAATCCTATGGGGTGCTGGAGTTGATTTTAAATAGGGGTGACATTATCCCTGGCAAGCAAGAAAGGGAAGAAATTAAATCTAGATATCTTGAGATAAAACCTATATCCTATAAAAACTTACGTCCCATATTGATTGCTTCCCTGGGTGGTTTTGTTGTGGCACTGATGCCTAAATTATCAAAACAGTCTAATTTTATTGCTGATGAAAAGACTTATCTGGATAGAGTTTTCGATTTGGAATTTAAATTGAGTGATAGCAGTCAAGAATCAAAACCGCAACAGCAATTAAGTGAAGTCGCCAACAAAGTTTTAGAATACTTTCAAAATGTGAGGAATAAAGTCCCAAAGACATTACGTGATTTAAAGAAAGCTGATAGACTCACCAGCTACTCAGAACAGGAATTAATTGCTGGTTTAAAGGAATTAATTCAAGTTGAGAAGCTCAATTCTGGTCAAAATGATAGTTATTTCTTACCTGATTGGTAAAGTATCTGCCGTAGTATCGTAAATTTTAGAGACTGCCTCCAAGTGGTTTATTGTTTTTGTACGGCACACTGCTTGATCACGGCAAGTTTGATGATGAAAGCATCTTAGCCTACGGCATAGTTACGGCACATTGGAAACTTACGGCAGATATCCAGCGTTAATTAGTTTTAGATAAAAATTTATATTCATGCAGCTTAATCTCTGTGGCTATTGCTATATTTAACTTCTAAAAATGCTTCAATAACTCGATTAAAAAAGGCATGAAATATGATAGGTTTTACCAAATTCCGCCAAAATAACTTTTCTCTGATTGAAAGCCTTGCTCAAAATTTAAAATCGACACCTCAAGAACAATCAGTTACATAACAAAGTATCTGTAACTGATTGTCAACATTTAACTGTAATACTACCCGTATCAAAGATAGCAACAATGGTATAAAAAGTATCTGTAACTAATTGTCAGCATTTATATGTAACACTATCCGTATCAAAGATAGCGCCAATGGTATAAAAAGTATCTGTAACTAATTGTCAGCATTTATATGTAACACTATCCGTATCGAAGGTAGCATCAATGGTACAAAAAGTATCTTTAACTGATTGTCAGCATTTATATGTAACTGGTTCTGTAACTCTTGCCTAACATCTACACTTTGAAATAACGTCATAATAAAATCACACCAGCACCTAAATGTTGATATGACACAAGTTTTCCCACCCCGTCGTCGCAGCCGTATCCTACCACCGTCTACCATAACATCGGAAGAACTTCATCACCGCCGGGAACAAAGTAATATACTGGCTGTCCGATGTCGTGCTGTGTTCGATCGCTTGCGGGAACAGTTGATAGAGACGCATTATAACTGGTTTATTGCTATCGACCCTGATAGTGAAAATTATCTGATTGATCCAACCCTGCCAGGACTAACCCAACAAATTCGTCATTCTTATGGCGATACCAATGTCAAGCTGACTATCTTTCGACTGAATGACACTGGAACCTGTGGCAGACTATGGGTGTAGGTTCTTTCGGTGATAACGGGGAGCTATGGTTTGAGATCCAGCTGATTGCTACCAATGGTGATGTGTTTTCTGTCGAAGCTCTATTCGATACTGGTTTTACTACGGGGTGGCTAGCTATTAACACCCAAGACTTGGAAGCTTTGGAGTGGTTAAGAATTGCTGCCCAAATTTCCATGAGAACAGCACGGGGAGAAGGGCAGTTCAATCTGTATGAAGGCAGGATAATTATTGATGCTAACGAGTTTATTATTCCTGTCCATGTTGGGGATGATGTTCCCGATACCTTGATGGGTTCTGCGTGGTTGGATATTATGCAACTGGTCGTTAATAAACCTCAAGGAATATTGACCCTAGAAATGGTAGAAACAAACTAAAAACAGGTTGGGCTGATCAGCCTAGTGCAGAAGGTTTGGCGCTATATGATTGGCATACTTTGATTTTTTTTGCTTAACCAATCGGAGTGTTCAGTATTGTTTATTTTTGGATATTTTAGCTAGTTCAACATGACTAGCTTTGTACAATACAAATTTTAGAAGAGAAGATTTACCGTAAACTGTACTATGTGTTTTTGAGCCTAACTCATGCCAATCATTGCCGTTATCAATCAAAAAGGAGGAGCTGGTAAGTCAACAGTTGCCGTACATCTTGCACGCTGGCTGCAAAAAAAAGGTGAATCTGTGCTGGTTGTAGATGCTGATGCTCAATGCTCATCTTCTAAGTGGCTAGCGCGATTAGAAAAAGATGTTCCTTGCCAGATTCTTCAAGCACCTGATGTACTGTTGGATGAGTTACCTAAGTTGATAGATGAGTACAATTGGGTCATTGCTGATGGGCCGGCTGCGTTGTCCGAAACAACTAGAGCATTGATTTTAACTGCGGATTTAGTGATTGTTCCTTGCCAACCTACGGGTGTCGATTTGGAAAGTGCTTCGGATACTGTACGGCTGATTCAGCAAGCTCAAAGGATTCGACGTGGAGAGCCAAAGGCAGTGATGTTTGTAAATCGGGCAGTGAAAGGAACTAAATTAAAGGATGAAGCGATCGAAGTGCTACGACTCATGCCAAATGTGAGTGTCCTAGAAAATGTGCTTCATCAGCGACAAGTTATCGCTGACTGCTACGGACAAAACGCTACAGTCTTTGATTTATCTGGCTCTACAGCAGGAATCGCTAGACGTGAAATTGAGCAACTATTTAAGAATGCCTTGGAGGTTCTGAATGCCTAAAGCAAGGCAACCACTCAGTCAAGGGCTTGCTGCTTCTATTGCCCAAAAATTTATTACAGATCCAGCAAGTGTTCAATCTTCGCAAACGATACCAATTGAACAAATTCAACTTCCAGTTAAACAACCGCGTCGCTACTTTGACCCCACTAAGCAAGCTCAGTTAGTCAAATCAATTCAAGAGCATGGCATTTTAGAACCTTTACTGGTTCGGCTATTGCCAAATGGGAATTATGAATTAGTTGCGGGGGAAAGGCGCTATCGAGCAGCACAAGAACTTAAATTACCTGATGTTCCTGTAGTTATTAGGGAGCTTGATGATCAGCAGGCTCTGCAAGTCGCTCTAATTGAAAACCTGCAACGTGAGGATTTAAACCCTATAGAGGAAACCGAAGCAATCCTTGATTTGCTTTCGATTACCCTCAATACAAGTAATGATGAGATTACTTCTATCTTGCATCGTGCTAACCATGCAAAAAACCGTGGTAAAGAATTGGAGGAAAACGTTTTCCTCCAACTTCAAACTATCGAATCAGTCCTAGCTGGCATTGGTCGGTTTTCGGTGGAATCCTTTCGTACCAGTCGTTTACCATTGCTGAATCTGCCTACTGAGATAATGAACGCACTGAGAGAAGGTCAGATTGAGTTTACGAAAGCTAGGGCGATCGCTCGTGTGAAAAATGAGGAGCAGCGAAAGACTTTACTTAAGCTGGCAATATCTCAGAATTTGAGTTTGAGCGAAATTAAGAAAAAGATCCAAGAACTGAATGTCACTGAAAAGGAAAATCCCAGTAGCTATGTTCAGCGATATTCTCAAATTGGTCAACAATTAAAGAAAGCTGATATTTGGAATGACCCAGATAAACGAGCTAAGTTAGATAATCTGCTTTCTCAGATAGAAGATTTATTGACATACTCCCCATCCTAAAGGCGTGGGGATTCTTGACACATCATTTCAACTTGCTACCGAAGTAGTCTTATGATCGATCCGTGTCCGTTTAGAGTCGTGGCAATGGTAATTGTCTTGACCAAATAGGTCTAACATTACCAATTTTGGCTAGATATATTTCATCTCCTTTGATTGAAAAACTGTTTAGAGTGAATCTTGCAGACTGCTTGCTTGTCTTCCTCTTAAATCGCGGAGTTCCTACTTTTTTGCCTTTTCGTTTCCCCTTGAGCGAATCAAAAAAGTTCTTATAAGCAACTCCTAGATCGGCTACTGACTGCTGTAATGGAGTTACTGAAACATCAGATAACCATGAGCGTTCATCAGTCTTTTTGGATTGTGTAATTACAAGCTTTTGTAATTCGCTATTCTTGGGAAGTTTTTCGGATTGTTTGCAAATAGCCAGTGCGTCATTCCAGGCTACACGCACGCATCCAAACAACTGAGCTAAAAGCTGTTGTTGTTGGTCTGTTGGGTAGAAGCGGAATTGATATCTGGCTTTCATTGCTTTTGTTGAAATCTGTTATGATTATATATCATTTCGATATACAAGACAATGGATAAAAGCGTGTTTTTTCGGTTAACGCAAGAGGAGTTGACACACCTTGAGGAGTACTGCCAAGCAACCAAAAGAACAAAGTCTGACGTGCTTAGAGAATTAGTTCGGAAGTTGAAAATCAATAAAAAGCCGTCCTAGAAGGACGGGGCTTCAGACCCATTATTTTAGTTAAAAAGATTGATGAGTAAGGTATTAAACCTCTGACAAAAACAAATATTAGATTAGAGATGATAAAAGTCGCATCAGGCTCGAAGTAAGTAAAATCGCTTGTATTTGCCCGAATGTCTGATGAAACAGAGAAAATATTTTCTGCTGTATCGTGCCAACCCTGCCAAAAATCGCGGTCAAAAAGTGGAGGAAAACGTTTTCCTCCAACTACCGAATTAGTCCAGAACGCCAATGCCTAATCTGCCTGCTGAGATCATAAGCGCACTACGAGAAGGTCAAGTTGACTTTACCAAAGCTAGGGCGATCGCTTGTGTAGAAAGTGAGCAGCATCATAAAACACTGAGCTTGCTTCTGTGTTACATCGTGCCATCCTATCAAAAGTCGTGATAAAAATTTGGAGGAAAACGTTTTCCTCCAACTACCGAATTAGTCCAGAACGCCAATGCCTAATCTGCCTGCTGAGATCATAAGCGCACTACGAGAAGGTCAAGTTGACTTTACCAAAGCTAGGGCGATCGCTTGTGTAGAAAGTGAGCAGCATCATAAAACACTGAGCTTGCTTCTGTGTTACATCGTGCCATCCTATCAAAAGTCGTGATAAAAATTTGGAGGAAAACGTTTTCCTCCAACTACCGAATTAGTCCAGAACGCCAATGCCTAATCTGCCTGCTGAGATCATAAGCGCACTACGAGAAGGTCAAGTTGACTTTACCAAAGCTAGGGCGATCGCTTGTGTAGAAAGTGAGCAGCATCATAAAACACTGAGCTTGCTTCTGTGTTACATCGTGCCATCCTATCAAAAGTCGTGATAAAAATTTGGAGGAAAACGTTTTCCTCCAACTACCGAATTAGTCCAGAACGCCAATGCCTAATCTGCCTGCTGAGATCATAAGCGCACTACGAGAAGGTCAAGTTGACTTTACCAAAGCTAGGGCGATCGCTTGTGTAGAAAGTGAGCAGCATCATAAAACACTGAGCTTGCTTCTGTGTTACATCGTGCCATCCTATCAAAAGTCGTGATAAAAATTTGGAGGAAAACGTTTTCCTCCAACTACCGAATTAGTCCAGAACGCCAATGCCTAATCTGCCTGCTGAGATCATAAGCGCACTACGAGAAGGTCAAGTTGACTTTACCAAAGCTAGGGCGATCGCTTGTGTAGAAAGTGAGCAGCATCATAAAACACTGAGCTTGCTTCTGTGCTACATCGTGCCATCCTGTAAAAAGTCGTGATAAAAATTTGGAGGAAAACGTTTTCCTCCAACTACCGAATTAGTCCAGAACGCCAATGCCTAATCTGCCTGCTGAGATCATAAGCGCACTACGAGAAGGTCAAGTTGACTTTACCAAAGCTAGGGCGATCGCTTGTGTAGAAAGTGAGCAGCATCATAAAACACTGAGCTTGCTTCTGTGCTACATCGTGCCATCCTGTAAAAAGTCGTGATAAAAATTTGGAGGAAAACGTTTTCCTCCAACTACCGAATTAGTCCAGAACGCCAATGCCTAATCTGCCTGCTGAGATCATAAGCGCACTACGAGAAGGTCAAGTTGACTTTACCAAAGCTAGGGCGATCGCTTGTGTAGAAAGTGAGCAGCATCATAAAACACTGAGCTTGCTTCTGTGCTACATCGTGCCATCCTGTAAAAAGTCGTGATAAAAATTTGGAGGAAAACGTTTTCCTCCAACTACCGAATTAGTCCAGAACGCCAATGCCTAATCTGCCTGCTGAGATCATAAGCGCACTACGAGAAGGTCAAGTTGACTTTACCAAAGCTAGGGCGATCGCTTGTGTAGAAAGTGAGCAGCATCATAAAACACTGAGCTTGCTTCTGTGCTACATCGTGCCATCCTGTAAAAAGTCGTGATAAAAATTTGGAGGAAAACGTTTTCCTCCAACTACCGAATTAGTCCAGAACGCCAATGCCTAATCTGCCTGCTGAGATCATAAGCGCACTACGAGAAGGTCAAGTTGACTTTACCAAAGCTAGGGCGATCGCTTGTGTAGAAAGTGAGCAGCATCATAAAACACTGAGCTTGCTTCTGTGCTACATCGTGCCATCCTGTAAAAAGTCGTGATAAAAATTTGGAGGAAAACGTTTTCCTCCAACTACCGAATTAGTCCAGAACGCCAATGCCTAATCTGCCTGCTGAGATCATAAGCGCACTACGAGAAGGTCAAGTTGACTTTACCAAAGCTAGGGCGATCGCTTGTGTAGAAAGTGAGCAGCATCATAAAACACTGAGCTTGCTTCTGTGCTACATCGTGCCATCCTGTAAAAAGTCGTGATAAAAATTTGGAGGAAAACGTTTTCCTCCAACTACCGAATTAGTCCAGAACGCCAATGCCTAATCTGCCTGCTGAGATCATAAGCGCACTACGAGAAGGTCAAGTTGACTTTACCAAAGCTAGGGCGATCGCTTGTGTAGAAAGTGAGCAGCATCATAAAACACTGAGCTTGCTTCTGTGCTACATCGTGCCATCCTGTAAAAAGTCGTGATAAAAATTTGGAGGAAAACGTTTTCCTCCAACTTCAAACTATCGTATCAGTCTCTTATTCTCGAAAAGAATTTATCCGTTTATGGGTTAAGCCTTGCAGGTTACTTTGTCCATTTGGTTAAATGACCACAATATTCGTAGAATCAATCACAGGTTTAGTTGACAGAGTGGCGATTTGAACTTTAAGGCTAGAACCTGTGCCGTCAACATCAAAGAAAAGTGCGCCAGTAGATTGATTATAAATAAAGCGATCGCTCTCATCCTTGGCTACTGTTCCTAAAACAAACTGAGTCTCAAACAGAGTACCAGTCACAAGTCCGCCACCAAAACCAGCAGCATCAACACGAATCTTATCATCGGTAGAATTAAAGTCTGTGATGGTGTCAATGCCATGACCAATTGGTGAGGAGAAGCTAAAAATATCTTTTCCAGTACCACCAGTGAGAGTATCCTTACCAACACCACCAACAAGAATATCATCACCATTATTCCCAGTCAGTTTATCGTTACCACCCAAACCAAAAATAGTATCGTTCCCAGCACCACCAGAAACATCATCATCACCATTACCACCGATGAAAGTGTCGTTACCACTACCGAGGTCAACAGTTGCATTCTGATAACTACCTAACAATGTGATGACATCATTACCACCTTGAGGGTTGTTAATTGGTTCATCTCCCTTCAAGTTGATGAAGAATTTACTATTGTTCATCGTGACTGTAATGTTGTCGTCGCCGTAACCGCCGGTAATTTTGCCATCAGAACGTGGAGCAGTGTTGGGATTATTATCATTATCCCAGTTGGCAGCAAAGGTAACGTTGATTGTGTCGTTACCCAAACCACCGTGCGCCCCTAAAATTCCATCAGGATCAGTTATGGTATCGTCGCCATCACCACCAAACATCCGATCAAATCTGCCAGTCCCGCCATCGATAGTGTCGTTACCAGCTAAACCTTCTATATAATCATCGCCACCAAAGCCGTTGATGATATCTGCACCTGGAGTGCCAGAGAGGGAATTGTTCGTATCATTGCCAGGAATGACGTTAGAGGCTGTCACTCTCAGAGCAAAAATGTCTGAGGCGGTAGCGCCTTGAGTATCACTGGCTGTGATTTTGATATTCACAATACCCGCATTGCTAGTGACGGGAGTGCCGCTAAAGGTACGAGTATTAGTATTAAAACTCAACCAGCTTGGTAAAGGATCACCATTTTCGAGGGTGGCGCTGTAAGTGAGGGTATCGCCAGCGTCTACATCAGAGAAAGTGTTTTGGGGAATGGTAAAGTTGAAGCTGTTACTGATTGTAGCTGTTTGGTCAGCGATCGCCTGACCCAAAGTTGGGGCATCATTAGTATTAGCCACTGTCAGGGTGAAGATATCATCAACACTTGCCCCAGAACTATCAGTAGCGGTGAGTGTGATGTTGACACTACCGACATCACTGTTAGTAGGTGTACTGGCATTGAAAGTCAGCCAGCTTGGTGTAGTTGCCGAGTAGGTGAGTGTGTCGCCGACATCGATGTCGCTGAAAGTGTTGGCAGGAATTTGCAAGGTGAAGGGGGTATCTTCAGTAGCGGTTTGATTGGCGATCGCATTCCCCAATATCGGTGCATCATTAGTATTAGCCACTGTCAGGGTGAAGGTATCATCAACACTTGCCCCTGCACTATCAGTGGCGGTGACTGTGATATTAACAGCACCCACATCACTATTTCCAGGAGTCCCGCTAAATGTGCGAGTTGTGGCATTGAAAGTCAGCCAGCTT
The nucleotide sequence above comes from Nostoc sp. TCL26-01. Encoded proteins:
- a CDS encoding aspartyl protease, with amino-acid sequence MGVGSFGDNGELWFEIQLIATNGDVFSVEALFDTGFTTGWLAINTQDLEALEWLRIAAQISMRTARGEGQFNLYEGRIIIDANEFIIPVHVGDDVPDTLMGSAWLDIMQLVVNKPQGILTLEMVETN
- a CDS encoding AAA family ATPase; the encoded protein is MPIIAVINQKGGAGKSTVAVHLARWLQKKGESVLVVDADAQCSSSKWLARLEKDVPCQILQAPDVLLDELPKLIDEYNWVIADGPAALSETTRALILTADLVIVPCQPTGVDLESASDTVRLIQQAQRIRRGEPKAVMFVNRAVKGTKLKDEAIEVLRLMPNVSVLENVLHQRQVIADCYGQNATVFDLSGSTAGIARREIEQLFKNALEVLNA
- a CDS encoding ParB/RepB/Spo0J family partition protein → MPKARQPLSQGLAASIAQKFITDPASVQSSQTIPIEQIQLPVKQPRRYFDPTKQAQLVKSIQEHGILEPLLVRLLPNGNYELVAGERRYRAAQELKLPDVPVVIRELDDQQALQVALIENLQREDLNPIEETEAILDLLSITLNTSNDEITSILHRANHAKNRGKELEENVFLQLQTIESVLAGIGRFSVESFRTSRLPLLNLPTEIMNALREGQIEFTKARAIARVKNEEQRKTLLKLAISQNLSLSEIKKKIQELNVTEKENPSSYVQRYSQIGQQLKKADIWNDPDKRAKLDNLLSQIEDLLTYSPS
- a CDS encoding putative Ig domain-containing protein, with translation MIAVGAVWAGNFGGPKNFVGGAIDYTTTADQIASFSQRDPNLLDIFAPGILITGANANGGTTTLGGTSQATAYITGVATLAQQIAQEKLGRKLTVSEFRNLLDTNSVIINDGDNENDNVTNTGENYPRVDLLKLAAGILSLSGTSPNPDPVNPGNNNNNNGTTTSDNTINQVHTINLTAGEVRTGIDFGNQQITGNQAPTVANPIADQSVNEDTNFTFVIPANTFVDADAGNVLTYTTTLPSWLTFAAATRTISGTPTNSDVGTINIKVTATDNAGASIDDTFTLTVTNTNDAPTLGSAIANQTATEDTLFTFQIPANTFSDIDAGDTLTYSATAPSWLTFNATTRTFSGTPGNSDVGAVNITVTATDSAGASVDDTFTLTVANTNDAPILGNAIANQTATEDTPFTLQIPANTFSDIDVGDTLTYSATTPSWLTFNASTPTNSDVGSVNITLTATDSSGASVDDIFTLTVANTNDAPTLGQAIADQTATISNSFNFTIPQNTFSDVDAGDTLTYSATLENGDPLPSWLSFNTNTRTFSGTPVTSNAGIVNIKITASDTQGATASDIFALRVTASNVIPGNDTNNSLSGTPGADIINGFGGDDYIEGLAGNDTIDGGTGRFDRMFGGDGDDTITDPDGILGAHGGLGNDTINVTFAANWDNDNNPNTAPRSDGKITGGYGDDNITVTMNNSKFFINLKGDEPINNPQGGNDVITLLGSYQNATVDLGSGNDTFIGGNGDDDVSGGAGNDTIFGLGGNDKLTGNNGDDILVGGVGKDTLTGGTGKDIFSFSSPIGHGIDTITDFNSTDDKIRVDAAGFGGGLVTGTLFETQFVLGTVAKDESDRFIYNQSTGALFFDVDGTGSSLKVQIATLSTKPVIDSTNIVVI